In Streptomyces sp. NBC_00091, the following proteins share a genomic window:
- a CDS encoding NUDIX hydrolase: MSLYEDAVLVLKGYEGQDAQQSGLREVYLEHLDAHPDGVYKPCTAGHVTGSALVVDPVGGRVLLTLHKKLGMWLQMGGHCEPGDTTLAGAALREAVEESGIGSGLTLLEGGPVRLDRHPIPAPCNWHLDVQYAALAPAGAVAEISEESLDLRWFAYEEVAAVADTSVVRLMEATRARLGA, translated from the coding sequence GTGAGCCTGTACGAGGACGCCGTCCTGGTCCTGAAGGGGTACGAGGGCCAGGACGCGCAGCAGAGCGGGCTGCGCGAGGTCTACCTGGAGCACCTGGACGCCCACCCGGACGGGGTCTACAAGCCCTGTACGGCCGGGCACGTCACGGGCAGCGCGCTGGTGGTCGACCCGGTCGGCGGGCGCGTGCTGCTGACCCTGCACAAGAAGCTCGGCATGTGGCTCCAGATGGGCGGCCACTGCGAGCCCGGCGACACCACCCTCGCCGGGGCGGCGCTGCGCGAGGCCGTCGAGGAGTCGGGCATCGGCTCGGGGCTGACCCTGCTGGAGGGCGGGCCGGTGCGCCTGGACCGGCATCCGATCCCCGCCCCGTGCAACTGGCACCTGGACGTGCAGTACGCGGCGCTGGCTCCGGCCGGCGCGGTGGCGGAGATCAGCGAGGAGTCGCTGGACCTGCGCTGGTTCGCGTACGAGGAGGTGGCCGCGGTGGCCGACACCTCGGTGGTACGGCTGATGGAGGCGACCCGGGCGCGGCTCGGCGCCTGA
- a CDS encoding SDR family oxidoreductase, whose product MSSPDPQARAPHDAENRPEHGDSAPGVRQPRNEAAPRRRSPVIAVTGAASGVGAALVSRLAESDEVKQVVAIDERRGDCAAAQWHVLDVRDPAIAEKLRGADVVVHLALDLDLETDPAARTAYNVRGTQTVLTAAAAAGVHRVVLCTSAMVYGALPDNDIPLSEDSELRATAEATGVGDLLEIERLGRRAPRAHPGLNVTVVRPAVLVGGTDTALTRYFESPRLLVVAGSRPTWQFCHVEDLVSALEYAALEKAEGELAVGCEGWLEQEEVEELSGIRRMELPSAVALGAAARLHRIGLTPSPAGDLAYTMHPWVVSVSGLHAAGWRPRWTNEEVLAELLQEVAGRHTVAGRRLGRKDAATAAGAAGATVALLGAAAAVRRARRRRGL is encoded by the coding sequence GTGAGTTCCCCAGATCCGCAGGCTCGCGCGCCGCACGACGCCGAAAACCGCCCTGAGCACGGCGACAGCGCCCCCGGCGTTCGCCAGCCGCGAAACGAGGCCGCCCCGCGACGACGCAGCCCGGTGATCGCGGTGACCGGAGCCGCGTCGGGGGTCGGCGCCGCCCTGGTGAGCCGCCTCGCCGAATCCGACGAGGTCAAGCAGGTCGTGGCCATCGACGAGCGGCGCGGGGACTGCGCCGCCGCGCAGTGGCACGTCCTGGACGTACGGGACCCCGCGATCGCCGAGAAGCTGCGCGGCGCGGACGTGGTCGTCCACCTCGCGCTCGACCTCGACCTGGAGACCGACCCGGCGGCCCGTACGGCGTACAACGTACGCGGCACCCAGACCGTCCTGACCGCCGCCGCGGCGGCCGGCGTGCACCGGGTCGTGCTGTGCACCTCGGCGATGGTCTACGGGGCCCTGCCGGACAACGACATCCCGCTCTCGGAGGACTCCGAGCTGCGGGCCACCGCCGAGGCCACCGGCGTCGGCGACCTGCTGGAGATCGAGCGCCTGGGCCGCCGGGCCCCCCGCGCGCACCCCGGGCTGAACGTGACCGTGGTCCGCCCGGCGGTCCTGGTCGGTGGCACGGACACCGCCCTGACCCGGTACTTCGAGTCCCCGCGCCTGCTCGTCGTCGCCGGATCGCGGCCCACCTGGCAGTTCTGCCACGTCGAGGACCTGGTCAGCGCCCTGGAGTACGCCGCCCTGGAGAAGGCCGAGGGCGAGCTGGCCGTGGGCTGCGAGGGCTGGCTGGAGCAGGAGGAGGTCGAGGAGCTGAGCGGCATCCGCCGCATGGAGCTGCCCTCGGCGGTCGCCCTGGGGGCCGCGGCCCGGCTCCACCGGATCGGCCTGACCCCGTCCCCGGCCGGGGACCTCGCCTACACCATGCACCCGTGGGTGGTCAGCGTCAGCGGGCTGCACGCGGCGGGCTGGCGCCCCCGCTGGACCAACGAGGAGGTGCTGGCCGAGCTGCTCCAGGAGGTGGCGGGACGGCACACCGTCGCGGGCCGGCGCCTGGGCCGCAAGGACGCCGCCACGGCCGCCGGAGCCGCCGGCGCGACGGTGGCCCTGCTCGGCGCCGCGGCCGCCGTCCGCCGCGCCCGGCGCCGCCGCGGCCTCTGA
- a CDS encoding zinc-dependent metalloprotease yields MSDTPFGFGLPPEEPEDGDKGKKGGQGGQGGPADPFGFGPGGLPGGADNPFAAMFGSMNPNDLGAAFQQLGQMLSYEGGPVNWDMAKDIARQTVAQGTADGVKDASVGVAEKAAVEEAVRLADLWLDGVTSLPSGANAAVAWSRAEWVEATLPVWKELVDPVAERVGAAMGNVLPEEMQAMAGPLLGMMRSMGGAMFGQQIGQAVGVLAGEVVGSTDIGLPLGPAGRAALLPLNIESFGRDLGVPSEEVRLYLALREAAHARLFAHVPWLRSHLFGAVEGYARGIKVDTSKLEDVVGQLDPSNPEQLQEALQGGMFQPQDTPEQKAALARLETALALVEGWVDAVVHEAAKPRLTSADAMRETMRRRRASGGPAEQTFATLIGLELRPRRLRDAARLWASLTDARGVDGRDGLWEHPDMLPTASDLDDPDGFVHREQLDFSEIDKMLGEAAQKREEQGGEEGEGTK; encoded by the coding sequence GTGAGCGACACCCCATTCGGATTCGGCCTTCCGCCGGAGGAGCCGGAGGACGGCGACAAAGGCAAGAAGGGCGGACAGGGCGGCCAGGGCGGTCCCGCCGATCCGTTCGGGTTCGGCCCGGGCGGCCTCCCCGGCGGTGCGGACAATCCGTTCGCCGCGATGTTCGGCTCGATGAACCCCAATGACCTCGGCGCCGCCTTCCAGCAGCTCGGGCAGATGCTGAGCTACGAGGGCGGTCCCGTGAACTGGGACATGGCCAAGGACATCGCCCGCCAGACCGTCGCGCAGGGCACCGCGGACGGTGTGAAGGACGCGAGCGTCGGCGTCGCGGAGAAGGCGGCCGTCGAGGAGGCCGTGCGCCTGGCCGACCTGTGGCTGGACGGCGTGACCTCCCTGCCGTCGGGCGCCAACGCGGCCGTCGCGTGGAGCCGCGCCGAGTGGGTCGAGGCGACCCTCCCGGTGTGGAAGGAGCTCGTGGACCCGGTCGCCGAGCGCGTCGGCGCGGCCATGGGCAACGTGCTGCCCGAGGAGATGCAGGCCATGGCGGGCCCGCTGCTCGGCATGATGCGCTCCATGGGCGGGGCCATGTTCGGCCAGCAGATCGGGCAGGCCGTGGGCGTGCTCGCGGGCGAGGTCGTCGGCTCCACGGACATCGGGCTGCCGCTGGGCCCGGCCGGCCGGGCGGCGCTGCTGCCGCTGAACATCGAGAGCTTCGGCAGGGACCTGGGCGTCCCCTCGGAGGAGGTGCGGCTGTACCTGGCCCTGCGCGAGGCGGCCCACGCCCGTCTGTTCGCGCATGTGCCGTGGCTGCGCTCGCACCTGTTCGGCGCGGTCGAGGGCTACGCGCGCGGCATCAAGGTGGACACCTCGAAGCTGGAGGACGTGGTCGGCCAGCTCGACCCGTCGAATCCGGAGCAGCTCCAGGAGGCCCTGCAGGGCGGCATGTTCCAGCCGCAGGACACCCCGGAGCAGAAGGCCGCCCTGGCCCGCCTGGAGACGGCGCTCGCGCTGGTCGAGGGCTGGGTGGACGCGGTCGTGCACGAGGCGGCCAAGCCCCGCCTGACCTCGGCCGACGCGATGCGCGAGACCATGCGCCGGCGGCGTGCCTCGGGCGGCCCGGCGGAGCAGACCTTCGCGACGCTGATCGGGCTGGAGCTGCGTCCCCGGCGGCTGCGGGACGCCGCGCGGCTGTGGGCCTCGCTCACCGACGCGCGCGGGGTGGACGGCCGCGACGGGCTGTGGGAACACCCGGACATGCTGCCGACGGCCTCCGACCTGGACGACCCGGACGGGTTCGTGCACCGCGAGCAGCTCGACTTCTCCGAGATCGACAAGATGCTGGGCGAGGCCGCGCAGAAGCGCGAGGAGCAGGGCGGCGAAGAGGGCGAAGGCACCAAGTGA